From a single Phalacrocorax carbo chromosome 10, bPhaCar2.1, whole genome shotgun sequence genomic region:
- the JPT2 gene encoding jupiter microtubule associated homolog 2 isoform X2, producing the protein MGLTGQAGYREGDLRSIGWLGVMGRVLKPPGGGSSDLFGAAEEVSSSSRPHRMASNIFGASEEPQNVPKRTNPPGGKESGIFEDSSSSQPRPRMNPPGGKTSDIFGSPVSTSVVRAHPNKPKDHIVLKEEETPKKLEATENTKPQLEDGGEKKDLGKEERCKEPEPKIDNHEPRLGPRPRSHNKVLNPPGGKSSIAFY; encoded by the exons ATGGGGCTCACCGGGCAGGCGGGATATCGAGAGGGCGACCTGCGTTCGATAGGCTGGCTCGGCGTGATGGGCAG AGTTTTGAAGCCCCCTGGAGGAGGTTCTAGTGATCTCTTTGGGGCTGCAGAAGAAGTTTCTTCTTCAAGCAGGCCCCACCGGATGGCATCCAATATCTTTGGAGCATCAGAAGAACCTCAAAACGTTCCAAAAAGAACAAACCCTCCAG ggggaaaagaaagtggGATTTTTGAGGATTCTAGTTCTTCTCAGCCTCGTCCACGGATGAATCCACCTGGTGGAAAGACAAGTGATATCTTTGGGTCTCCTGTATCTACCAGTGTTGTGCGAGCACACCCAAACAAGCCAAag gaTCACATTGTcttgaaagaagaagaaacaccaAAGAAGCTAGAAG ctACAGAAAATACCAAACCACAGCTGGAAGATGGAGGCGAGAAAAAAGATCTGGGCAAAGAGGAGCGATGCAAGGAGCCAGAACCCAAGATAGACAATCACGAGCCCCGACTAGGACCAAGGCCACGCTCACACAACAAAGTTCTCAATCCACCGGGAGGGAAATCCAGTATTGCATTCTATTAG
- the JPT2 gene encoding jupiter microtubule associated homolog 2 isoform X1, with protein sequence MFQGPEADSAKPSSRVLKPPGGGSSDLFGAAEEVSSSSRPHRMASNIFGASEEPQNVPKRTNPPGGKESGIFEDSSSSQPRPRMNPPGGKTSDIFGSPVSTSVVRAHPNKPKDHIVLKEEETPKKLEATENTKPQLEDGGEKKDLGKEERCKEPEPKIDNHEPRLGPRPRSHNKVLNPPGGKSSIAFY encoded by the exons ATGTTCCAGGGCCCCGAGGCTGACTCGGCCAAGCCTAGCTCCAG AGTTTTGAAGCCCCCTGGAGGAGGTTCTAGTGATCTCTTTGGGGCTGCAGAAGAAGTTTCTTCTTCAAGCAGGCCCCACCGGATGGCATCCAATATCTTTGGAGCATCAGAAGAACCTCAAAACGTTCCAAAAAGAACAAACCCTCCAG ggggaaaagaaagtggGATTTTTGAGGATTCTAGTTCTTCTCAGCCTCGTCCACGGATGAATCCACCTGGTGGAAAGACAAGTGATATCTTTGGGTCTCCTGTATCTACCAGTGTTGTGCGAGCACACCCAAACAAGCCAAag gaTCACATTGTcttgaaagaagaagaaacaccaAAGAAGCTAGAAG ctACAGAAAATACCAAACCACAGCTGGAAGATGGAGGCGAGAAAAAAGATCTGGGCAAAGAGGAGCGATGCAAGGAGCCAGAACCCAAGATAGACAATCACGAGCCCCGACTAGGACCAAGGCCACGCTCACACAACAAAGTTCTCAATCCACCGGGAGGGAAATCCAGTATTGCATTCTATTAG
- the JPT2 gene encoding jupiter microtubule associated homolog 2 isoform X3 yields MASNIFGASEEPQNVPKRTNPPGGKESGIFEDSSSSQPRPRMNPPGGKTSDIFGSPVSTSVVRAHPNKPKDHIVLKEEETPKKLEATENTKPQLEDGGEKKDLGKEERCKEPEPKIDNHEPRLGPRPRSHNKVLNPPGGKSSIAFY; encoded by the exons ATGGCATCCAATATCTTTGGAGCATCAGAAGAACCTCAAAACGTTCCAAAAAGAACAAACCCTCCAG ggggaaaagaaagtggGATTTTTGAGGATTCTAGTTCTTCTCAGCCTCGTCCACGGATGAATCCACCTGGTGGAAAGACAAGTGATATCTTTGGGTCTCCTGTATCTACCAGTGTTGTGCGAGCACACCCAAACAAGCCAAag gaTCACATTGTcttgaaagaagaagaaacaccaAAGAAGCTAGAAG ctACAGAAAATACCAAACCACAGCTGGAAGATGGAGGCGAGAAAAAAGATCTGGGCAAAGAGGAGCGATGCAAGGAGCCAGAACCCAAGATAGACAATCACGAGCCCCGACTAGGACCAAGGCCACGCTCACACAACAAAGTTCTCAATCCACCGGGAGGGAAATCCAGTATTGCATTCTATTAG
- the LOC104053172 gene encoding major facilitator superfamily domain-containing protein 1 isoform X1: MAAAAERASYRFAVLFFSCLLTFGSYFCFDIPSVLQEQFQGDLTCPNGTHHNGTGHNSTLACVEGLGMTPAQYNLLYAIYAWTNAVVVIVAGFLIDKLGNRFGVFVFSLLTVLGSSIFALGSHFKGSPYLLPMMLTGRLLFGSGNGSLTIVQNRITAFWFKGKELALAFGLTLSFSRLGSVLNFFFTQQFEAKFGMQWTLWGGALLCMLGFVSALTVSVLDKVGMKQLGLDGVIQQESKKVRIQDIRRLPLRYWLLVLTIMFFYNGVFPFVADASKFIQDKYSGYSQQEAAYIAGAVYDSSLVLSAAAGMLIDYVGLRGVFAVGCAALTLPVFALLAFTFVPPLVSTIWLGITYSFAAASMWPSIPLVVPRATLGTAMGLATSVQMVGVGLSNLIVGHILGTKSSELKIPLWRWQQMMIFMLANTIACIVASISLNVVDKKQSGTLNRTRKGMPVEREDTDPADAAPLLDDETGNEGSVS; this comes from the exons GACTTGACTTGCCCCAATGGAACCCATCATAATGGCACTGGGCATAACAGCACCCTGGCCTGTGTTGAAGGATTGGGAATGACACCTGCACAATACAATCTGCTGTATGCCATCTATGCTTGGAC AAATGCAGTAGTGGTTATAGTGGCCGGATTCCTGATTGATAAACTAGGAAATCGCT TTGgtgtctttgttttctctcttctgactGTGCTGGGATCATCCATCTTTGCTCTAGGCTCACATTTCAAGGGGTCACCATACCTCCTGCCAATGATGCTAACAGGAAGACTGCTCTTTGGCTCTGGGAATGGGTCACTTACTA TTGTGCAGAATCGTATCACAGCCTTCTGGTTCAAGGGGAAGGAACTGGCACTGGCATTTGGACTGACTCTGTCTTTCTCCCGTCTTGGGAGTGTCCTCAACTTTTTCTTCACCCAGCAGTTTGAGGCAAAATTTGGCATGCAGTGGACGCTCTGGGGAG gtgCCCTGCTCTGcatgcttggttttgtttcagccCTCACAGTCAGTGTACTAGATAAAGTGGGCATGAAGCAACTGGGCTTGGATGGGGTTATTCAGCAAGAATCCAAAAAAGTG CGGATTCAGGACATCCGGCGACTTCCCCTTCGCTACTGGCTCCTGGTCCTCACCATCATGTTCTTCTACAACGGAGTCTTCCCCTTTGTGGCAGATGCCAG taagttTATCCAGGATAAATATTCTGGTTACAGTCAGCAGGAAGCCGCTTATATTGCTGGGGCCGTGTATGACAGCTCCCTTGTTCTCTCTGCAGCGGCTGGCATGTTAATT GACTACGTTGGACTGAGAGGCGTCTTTGCTGTTGGCTGTGCTGCATTGACTCTGCCAGTCTTTGCTCTCCTGGCATTTACGTTTGTTCCTCCATTAGTCTCCACCATCTGGTTGGGGATTACGTACTCCTTTGCTGCT GCTAGTATGTGGCCATCCATACCTCTCGTGGTCCCCCGGGCAACGTTAGGGACAGCTATGGGGCTTGCAACTTCTGTGCAGATGGTTGGAGTTGGCCTTTCGAATCTGATTGTTGGACACATTCTAGGAACAAAGTCCAG TGAATTGAAGATCCCCCTGTGGCGCTGGCAACAGATGATGATCTTTATGTTGGCAAACACTATTGCATGCATTGTTGCATCCATTAGCCTCAATGTTGTGGATAAGAAACAG AGTGGGACACTGAACAGAACGAGAAAGGGAATGCCTGTGGAGCGGGAAGACACAGACCCTGCAGATGCAGCACCGCTCCTTGATGATGAAACAGGAAACGAAGGCTCTGTCAGCTGA
- the LOC104053172 gene encoding major facilitator superfamily domain-containing protein 1 isoform X2 has protein sequence MTPAQYNLLYAIYAWTNAVVVIVAGFLIDKLGNRFGVFVFSLLTVLGSSIFALGSHFKGSPYLLPMMLTGRLLFGSGNGSLTIVQNRITAFWFKGKELALAFGLTLSFSRLGSVLNFFFTQQFEAKFGMQWTLWGGALLCMLGFVSALTVSVLDKVGMKQLGLDGVIQQESKKVRIQDIRRLPLRYWLLVLTIMFFYNGVFPFVADASKFIQDKYSGYSQQEAAYIAGAVYDSSLVLSAAAGMLIDYVGLRGVFAVGCAALTLPVFALLAFTFVPPLVSTIWLGITYSFAAASMWPSIPLVVPRATLGTAMGLATSVQMVGVGLSNLIVGHILGTKSSELKIPLWRWQQMMIFMLANTIACIVASISLNVVDKKQSGTLNRTRKGMPVEREDTDPADAAPLLDDETGNEGSVS, from the exons ATGACACCTGCACAATACAATCTGCTGTATGCCATCTATGCTTGGAC AAATGCAGTAGTGGTTATAGTGGCCGGATTCCTGATTGATAAACTAGGAAATCGCT TTGgtgtctttgttttctctcttctgactGTGCTGGGATCATCCATCTTTGCTCTAGGCTCACATTTCAAGGGGTCACCATACCTCCTGCCAATGATGCTAACAGGAAGACTGCTCTTTGGCTCTGGGAATGGGTCACTTACTA TTGTGCAGAATCGTATCACAGCCTTCTGGTTCAAGGGGAAGGAACTGGCACTGGCATTTGGACTGACTCTGTCTTTCTCCCGTCTTGGGAGTGTCCTCAACTTTTTCTTCACCCAGCAGTTTGAGGCAAAATTTGGCATGCAGTGGACGCTCTGGGGAG gtgCCCTGCTCTGcatgcttggttttgtttcagccCTCACAGTCAGTGTACTAGATAAAGTGGGCATGAAGCAACTGGGCTTGGATGGGGTTATTCAGCAAGAATCCAAAAAAGTG CGGATTCAGGACATCCGGCGACTTCCCCTTCGCTACTGGCTCCTGGTCCTCACCATCATGTTCTTCTACAACGGAGTCTTCCCCTTTGTGGCAGATGCCAG taagttTATCCAGGATAAATATTCTGGTTACAGTCAGCAGGAAGCCGCTTATATTGCTGGGGCCGTGTATGACAGCTCCCTTGTTCTCTCTGCAGCGGCTGGCATGTTAATT GACTACGTTGGACTGAGAGGCGTCTTTGCTGTTGGCTGTGCTGCATTGACTCTGCCAGTCTTTGCTCTCCTGGCATTTACGTTTGTTCCTCCATTAGTCTCCACCATCTGGTTGGGGATTACGTACTCCTTTGCTGCT GCTAGTATGTGGCCATCCATACCTCTCGTGGTCCCCCGGGCAACGTTAGGGACAGCTATGGGGCTTGCAACTTCTGTGCAGATGGTTGGAGTTGGCCTTTCGAATCTGATTGTTGGACACATTCTAGGAACAAAGTCCAG TGAATTGAAGATCCCCCTGTGGCGCTGGCAACAGATGATGATCTTTATGTTGGCAAACACTATTGCATGCATTGTTGCATCCATTAGCCTCAATGTTGTGGATAAGAAACAG AGTGGGACACTGAACAGAACGAGAAAGGGAATGCCTGTGGAGCGGGAAGACACAGACCCTGCAGATGCAGCACCGCTCCTTGATGATGAAACAGGAAACGAAGGCTCTGTCAGCTGA